Genomic DNA from bacterium:
GCTCGAGCCATCTCGTCCCGCATCGCGGGCGAGGGCATCGTAACCGTATCGCTGCGTAAGTCAACCGTCTTCGCCATCGCCTGTAGCCGCCGAATGCGATACTACCATATCTAAATACGTGCCGCAACAAACGCGTAAAACCGGCCCGAAGGCCGGTTTACTTTTGCTGGTGCGTTTACGATTATAGGTTAATCCTCGACGCCAAGTCCCATACGCCGGGGATTTTCCAAAACTCGCCTTGCAACGTCTTGACCAGCGCGACGATTTGGACGACGAAGATGAGAAGTCCCAACAGGCCGCCCCCGAACAAGGGGCTGATGAAACAAGAAAACGTAGATATTAACGCGCCGGCGATGAACAGGACCATCGCTTGCTTGCCGTGGGCGCGGCAAAAGCGGTTCCGGGGCTTCACGACGAGCGGTATGAAGAACAGTAACCAGAGGTACCCGATCGCCGCGAGCGTTTTCCCGTCTTCGACTTCCTCGGGCGTGAACGCGACGTCGCCCACGGTTAAAAGTTCAACTTAGCAGCGATATCGCCGAGCCACGGGACCTTCCAGAATTGTCCCTGCGCCGCTTTAACGAGCCCTATTATCGCGAGGACGAAAATTATGGGCCAACCTATGAACCACCCGACGAACGGGATTATGCCGCATATTATCCATGCTACGAATAATACCAGCCCTTGTTTCGCGTGCGCGCGGCAGAATTTATTATCGGGCTTGGCCAAAAACGGTACGAGGAATAGTATTCCCAAGTAGCCTATCGCCGAAAAGACCTTACCGTCCTCGATATCCTCCGGCGTAAACTCCAACGCAGGCGCCTCCACCATGACGGATTACCTCCTCACGGAAAACGCACTTTTATTCCGTCGCCGCGACGTTAAGCGTATAATAACGTCGAGCGATTGTTAGAAATTTAACTTCCCGGCCAACGGCGCGATAACGGGCATCTTCCAGTATTCGCCCTTCAGGGCCATCACGAGGCCCCAAATAGACAAGCCCAACGCGCAGACCCAGAAAGCGAGCCAGAGGACCAGGCTTATCGCCCAACCGGCGCACGGGAGGAAGCCCAGAACAACGCTCAGTATTATCAGGACAATGGCGCCGATAACCTCCACGCCGAAGAGAACGGCACCCTGCTTGCCGTGGAATTGGCAGAACGCGTTCTCTTTCTTGGCCAGCAACGGGATGAGGAAGAGGATGCCCAGGTACCCGATGGCCGCCATTACTTTGCCTTCCTCTATCTCGGGCGGCAATACTTTTTGTTCTTCGCCGTTAGTCATGCCTTACCTCCGGATAATTAGTTAAGCCGTTATTCTTTCGGAACCGGCGCGCCGCTCGCCTACGGCGCGTACTATCAACACTATTTTCAAGGCCGCGACGATACACAATACGGGCACGAAAACGACCGCCGGCCACCCGAACTTCACGCGA
This window encodes:
- a CDS encoding DUF4870 domain-containing protein, which encodes MTNGEEQKVLPPEIEEGKVMAAIGYLGILFLIPLLAKKENAFCQFHGKQGAVLFGVEVIGAIVLIILSVVLGFLPCAGWAISLVLWLAFWVCALGLSIWGLVMALKGEYWKMPVIAPLAGKLNF